The Thalassotalea sp. HSM 43 genome window below encodes:
- the dmpG gene encoding 4-hydroxy-2-oxovalerate aldolase: protein MNLRNKNITLHDMCLRDGMHAKRHQISLDEMVSLATALDDAGVPLIEVTHGDGLGGASVNYGFPAHSDEEYLSAVIPKMKQAKVSALLLPGIGTIDHLQMAYEHGVNTIRVATQCTEADVSEQHIAKSRELGMDTVGFLMMAHMLEPEQLLAQAKLMESYGANCIYCTDSAGYMLQEDVYSRISALREGLNSDTEIGFHGHHNLALGVANSLTAVEAGATRIDGSAAGLGAGAGNTPLEVFNAVATRMGANTGVDVFKLMAAAEEIVVPMMEQPIRVDRDSLVLGYAGVYSSFLLHAKRAAAKYGVRSEEILMELGRMKTVGGQEDMIEDVALNLARQK from the coding sequence ATGAATTTACGCAACAAAAACATAACCTTGCATGATATGTGTTTGCGCGATGGTATGCATGCGAAACGCCATCAAATTTCGTTGGATGAAATGGTTAGTCTTGCGACTGCTTTAGATGATGCGGGCGTGCCATTAATTGAAGTGACACACGGTGACGGCTTAGGCGGCGCATCGGTGAATTACGGTTTTCCTGCGCACAGCGATGAAGAGTATTTATCGGCAGTGATCCCAAAGATGAAACAAGCGAAAGTATCGGCGCTGCTATTACCAGGTATCGGTACCATCGACCATTTACAAATGGCCTACGAGCATGGCGTCAACACCATTCGTGTAGCAACCCAATGTACCGAAGCGGATGTGAGTGAACAGCACATTGCTAAGTCGCGAGAACTGGGCATGGATACCGTTGGCTTTTTGATGATGGCACATATGCTAGAGCCTGAGCAATTGCTGGCACAAGCCAAATTAATGGAAAGCTATGGTGCGAATTGTATTTACTGTACCGACTCAGCCGGCTACATGTTGCAAGAGGATGTATACAGCCGCATTAGTGCCTTACGCGAAGGTTTAAACAGTGACACTGAAATTGGCTTCCATGGTCATCACAACCTTGCACTTGGTGTGGCCAACTCGCTAACCGCGGTAGAAGCCGGTGCAACGCGCATTGACGGTTCAGCGGCAGGGCTTGGTGCTGGCGCAGGGAATACGCCTTTAGAGGTGTTTAATGCGGTAGCGACACGCATGGGCGCCAATACCGGTGTTGATGTGTTTAAATTGATGGCCGCGGCTGAAGAGATTGTCGTGCCTATGATGGAGCAACCGATACGTGTTGACCGCGACTCGCTTGTGCTGGGTTATGCCGGTGTTTATTCATCATTCCTATTACACGCCAAACGTGCTGCAGCCAAATACGGCGTTCGTTCTGAAGAAATCTTAATGGAGCTAGGGCGGATGAAAACCGTCGGTGGTCAAGAAGACATGATTGAAGATGTCGCTCTGAACTTGGCAAGACAAAAATAA
- a CDS encoding fumarylacetoacetate hydrolase family protein, whose amino-acid sequence MQQQQLQALADELYSALTSRQTITPISEREGEFTLDDAYKVSQLFLQQRLQRGEKVIGKKIGLTSKVVQDMLGVHQPDFGFLTDTMIYQSGAKIPFSKELIQAKSEGEIAFILKHDLQGPGVTPDDVLNATESVAACFEIVDSRVADWRITITDTVADNASCGIFVLSDERVDPRKVDFEQCQMQIHNHDQLIAEGQGSAALGSPLNCVAWLANVLGDYGESLKAGEIILSGSLAAMIPCKADDNMRMHIDGVGSASYQFVDDANE is encoded by the coding sequence ATGCAACAGCAACAATTACAAGCACTGGCAGATGAGCTATACAGCGCATTAACGTCACGTCAGACAATCACACCTATCAGCGAACGAGAAGGTGAATTTACCTTAGATGACGCCTATAAAGTGTCGCAATTGTTTTTACAACAACGTCTGCAACGTGGTGAAAAGGTTATTGGTAAAAAGATCGGTTTAACCAGCAAGGTTGTGCAGGACATGTTAGGTGTGCATCAACCGGATTTTGGTTTTTTAACCGATACCATGATTTATCAAAGTGGTGCCAAAATACCGTTTAGCAAAGAGCTGATACAAGCGAAATCGGAAGGTGAAATAGCCTTTATTCTTAAGCATGATTTGCAAGGGCCTGGGGTCACACCTGACGATGTCCTAAATGCCACCGAATCGGTTGCGGCCTGTTTTGAGATCGTTGACTCTCGGGTTGCTGATTGGCGCATTACAATTACTGACACCGTTGCGGATAACGCCTCTTGTGGCATTTTTGTGTTGAGTGACGAGCGAGTAGACCCACGCAAGGTAGACTTTGAACAGTGTCAGATGCAAATCCACAACCATGACCAACTTATTGCTGAAGGTCAGGGCAGTGCCGCGTTAGGCTCACCCTTAAACTGTGTTGCCTGGCTAGCAAATGTATTAGGCGATTATGGTGAAAGTCTCAAAGCTGGTGAGATCATATTGTCAGGTTCTTTGGCGGCGATGATCCCCTGTAAAGCGGACGACAACATGCGCATGCATATTGATGGTGTTGGCAGTGCCAGCTATCAATTTGTTGATGACGCAAATGAATAA
- a CDS encoding TetR/AcrR family transcriptional regulator, translating into MTEQEKKTRKVQQRRLDRQEKIREATIELLKTKDVNDLSLYDVAAEAEIPPSSLYHFYPKIDDLLTDVMLSVRDRLNSLYQETLKNSDITEWRQLSELLFKSSQQFHNTHPYAPKLMLGLLPSTSIAKARLTRLHDERVRDFEIFDYYFHLPPLPDDKNLFEIAEVIGNVVLSLGYMAKGTVTDSACREAILAVNGYLANYFPPYMTLKSQDDKE; encoded by the coding sequence GTGACGGAACAGGAAAAGAAAACTCGAAAAGTACAGCAGCGGCGTCTCGACCGACAAGAAAAGATTCGCGAAGCAACTATCGAACTATTAAAAACAAAGGACGTCAATGACTTGTCTTTGTATGATGTTGCGGCAGAGGCTGAAATCCCGCCATCATCGCTCTATCATTTCTACCCTAAAATTGATGATTTACTCACCGATGTCATGCTTAGTGTGCGCGATCGTTTGAATTCACTCTATCAAGAAACATTAAAAAATAGCGATATAACTGAATGGCGCCAATTGAGTGAATTATTGTTTAAATCCAGTCAACAATTTCATAATACGCATCCCTATGCGCCCAAACTGATGTTAGGTTTGTTGCCATCAACCAGCATCGCAAAGGCGAGACTGACACGCCTGCATGATGAGCGAGTACGCGACTTTGAAATTTTTGACTACTACTTCCATTTGCCGCCATTACCGGACGATAAAAACCTATTTGAAATCGCCGAAGTCATCGGTAATGTGGTGCTGTCGTTAGGTTATATGGCCAAAGGCACCGTCACCGATAGTGCCTGCCGTGAAGCGATATTGGCCGTTAATGGATACTTAGCCAATTATTTCCCGCCGTATATGACGTTAAAATCACAAGATGATAAAGAATAA
- the ptcA gene encoding putrescine carbamoyltransferase, with product MKLPSATATDLNKPGLRHFLKTQDFTKQELTEILDLMTLLKQARKDNAVPQLFKGKSVAMIFEQPSTRTRVSFETAATILGGHALFLSPKDIHLGGKENIADTSRVLSRMVDIMMARVDDHKTVADLAEHATVPVINGLCDWLHPTQMMADIFTMMEHLPAGKDLSDLSVAFVGDATNVASELMFICTKFGMDYKHIGPAKYQVPQKWIDIAEENCSLSGGTLTITEDTNAVEGCDILVADSFYWFGQEAEKDDRLATFIPEYVVDQRLMDKAGPNTMFMHCLPANDERETTREVMDGDNSLIFDEAENRLTAQMALLVYFTHKHTKPADDAIAADHDAIIGDFLTKL from the coding sequence ATGAAACTACCATCAGCTACAGCAACCGACCTAAACAAACCAGGCCTTCGTCACTTCTTGAAAACTCAAGATTTCACTAAACAAGAATTGACTGAAATTCTTGATCTAATGACGCTGTTAAAGCAGGCGCGTAAGGACAATGCCGTTCCACAATTGTTCAAAGGCAAATCTGTTGCAATGATATTTGAACAGCCGTCGACTCGTACTCGAGTGTCGTTTGAAACAGCTGCAACAATTTTAGGTGGCCATGCGCTATTTCTTTCGCCAAAAGACATTCACCTTGGCGGTAAAGAGAATATTGCCGATACCTCTCGCGTGCTTTCTCGCATGGTAGATATCATGATGGCGCGAGTCGATGACCATAAGACGGTTGCCGATTTAGCTGAACATGCCACGGTGCCGGTCATCAATGGTTTATGTGACTGGTTGCATCCAACACAAATGATGGCTGACATCTTTACCATGATGGAACACTTGCCAGCAGGCAAAGACTTAAGCGATTTGAGTGTTGCCTTTGTTGGTGACGCGACCAATGTTGCCTCAGAGCTTATGTTCATTTGTACCAAGTTTGGTATGGACTACAAACACATTGGTCCTGCGAAATACCAAGTACCACAAAAGTGGATCGATATTGCTGAAGAAAACTGCAGCTTATCCGGCGGTACATTGACCATCACTGAAGACACTAATGCGGTGGAAGGCTGTGACATTTTAGTTGCCGATAGCTTTTACTGGTTTGGTCAAGAAGCAGAAAAAGATGATCGTTTAGCGACGTTTATTCCTGAGTACGTAGTTGATCAAAGACTTATGGATAAAGCTGGACCTAACACTATGTTCATGCATTGCTTACCAGCAAATGATGAGCGTGAAACGACGCGTGAAGTGATGGATGGCGACAACTCGCTAATCTTTGACGAAGCAGAAAACCGTCTAACAGCGCAAATGGCGTTACTTGTGTACTTTACTCACAAGCACACCAAACCGGCAGACGATGCGATTGCTGCTGATCACGACGCCATTATCGGCGATTTCTTAACCAAGCTTTAA
- a CDS encoding APC family permease, with protein sequence MSKETSGKMGLPSLTLFSVCAVLVIDTLTASASLGPSAITWWLITLFVFVIPYGLISAELGTTYPGEGGIYDWVKRAFGTKWAVRTTFYYWINVALWMPAVYIMFAGMFAEMYFPGLGLWWQIAICVLLTAITINICNISVDAGVWVTNLGALAKVVVILVLGVGGFMYAMEHGVANEFSLATMTPSFDSALGFLPVIVFNLLGFELVACMGNAIKDPQKDIPKSIMLSAAVVTGLYIFGTLGILLALPVEDVGLVSGIIATLKTLFGNGPVGTAMVYIIGTLALLTFIANMVTWTMGASRAAMEAAQQGELPDAVAKEHPVHKTPVGANNITGIISAIVIILYGLTSGESDALFWSVFAFSSCIFLLPYLLMFPAHVKLRKLDPNKPRPYKVPGGMKTQYAIAAVCTFFIAQAVLLFIFPEIFSGVIDWTYTTPVAIGIVITIAVGEYLLAGAMKRLAKQPASAPAA encoded by the coding sequence ATGTCTAAAGAAACAAGTGGAAAGATGGGCTTACCCAGCCTCACCCTTTTCAGCGTTTGTGCGGTACTGGTTATCGATACCTTAACCGCCTCAGCATCTCTTGGCCCATCAGCGATAACCTGGTGGCTGATCACATTATTCGTTTTTGTCATCCCTTATGGTTTGATTTCCGCCGAGTTAGGCACGACCTATCCAGGTGAAGGTGGTATTTACGATTGGGTTAAGCGTGCATTCGGCACTAAATGGGCGGTTAGAACCACCTTTTATTATTGGATAAACGTTGCTCTATGGATGCCGGCGGTATACATAATGTTTGCTGGTATGTTTGCTGAAATGTATTTCCCAGGTCTGGGTTTATGGTGGCAAATTGCAATTTGCGTACTGTTAACCGCAATCACCATAAACATCTGTAATATTTCGGTAGACGCCGGTGTGTGGGTAACCAACCTCGGTGCGTTAGCCAAGGTAGTTGTTATTCTTGTTTTAGGTGTCGGTGGTTTTATGTACGCCATGGAACATGGCGTTGCCAATGAATTTAGCTTAGCGACTATGACGCCAAGTTTTGATTCCGCATTGGGTTTCTTACCTGTTATTGTCTTTAACCTATTGGGCTTTGAACTTGTTGCTTGTATGGGCAATGCCATTAAAGATCCACAAAAAGATATCCCTAAATCGATTATGTTATCGGCTGCCGTTGTGACCGGTTTATACATCTTTGGTACGCTTGGTATCTTGCTAGCTCTGCCAGTAGAAGATGTCGGTCTTGTCTCTGGTATCATCGCCACTTTGAAAACATTATTTGGTAATGGTCCTGTTGGTACTGCAATGGTCTACATCATTGGTACATTGGCGTTATTAACGTTTATTGCCAATATGGTAACCTGGACAATGGGTGCCAGTCGTGCGGCAATGGAAGCAGCGCAGCAAGGCGAGTTACCTGATGCGGTTGCTAAAGAACACCCTGTTCACAAAACACCGGTTGGTGCGAACAACATTACAGGTATCATTTCTGCCATTGTTATCATTCTGTATGGTTTAACATCAGGTGAAAGTGACGCATTATTCTGGTCAGTATTCGCATTTTCTTCATGCATATTCTTATTACCTTATTTATTGATGTTTCCTGCGCACGTTAAATTACGCAAATTGGATCCAAACAAACCACGTCCGTACAAAGTGCCTGGCGGTATGAAAACACAATACGCTATCGCTGCGGTATGTACCTTCTTTATCGCTCAAGCTGTGTTGTTGTTCATTTTCCCTGAAATTTTCTCAGGTGTGATTGATTGGACATACACAACACCAGTAGCAATAGGCATTGTCATTACCATAGCTGTTGGTGAATACCTACTTGCTGGGGCAATGAAACGCCTTGCCAAACAACCGGCCAGCGCCCCTGCTGCCTAA
- the aguA gene encoding agmatine deiminase: MSMLLKSIPAADGFRMPGEHEAQDEIWIAWPERSDNWRNGGKSAQKTFIDVAEAIAEVTPVTMAVSADQYDNARSRLSDKIRVVEMTTDDAWMRDIAPSYVINTQGERRGVDWEFNAWGGLVDGLYFPWDKDDQVASKICEVMRNDRYRAPIVLEGGSIHVDGEGTLYTTEECLLHPSRNPDLSKEEIEQVLKDHLSIEKVIWIKNGLYNDETNGHVDNLIHVVKPGEVVLSWCNDENDPQYAISQAAYKTLTNETDAQGRQIKVHKVHIPGPLFITEEEAQGIDSCDGMEREAGERLAGSYANFLITNQRIILPLLDPKYDDDAKAVLQQAFPGYDIVGVPAREILLGGGNIHCITQQIPAVA, from the coding sequence ATGAGTATGTTATTGAAGTCTATACCAGCAGCCGATGGTTTCCGCATGCCTGGTGAGCACGAAGCACAAGATGAAATTTGGATTGCCTGGCCAGAGCGCTCGGATAATTGGCGCAATGGTGGTAAATCCGCTCAAAAAACATTTATTGATGTCGCAGAAGCAATCGCCGAAGTAACACCGGTAACCATGGCTGTTTCAGCGGATCAATACGACAACGCTAGAAGCCGTCTATCAGACAAGATTCGCGTTGTTGAAATGACCACTGATGACGCTTGGATGCGTGATATTGCGCCAAGCTATGTCATCAACACGCAAGGTGAACGCCGTGGTGTAGATTGGGAATTTAATGCTTGGGGCGGCTTGGTCGATGGGTTGTATTTCCCTTGGGATAAAGATGATCAAGTAGCGAGTAAAATATGCGAAGTGATGAGAAATGATCGCTATCGTGCTCCTATCGTTCTCGAAGGTGGATCAATACACGTTGATGGTGAAGGCACTTTATACACCACAGAAGAGTGTTTATTGCACCCAAGTCGCAACCCTGATTTGAGCAAAGAAGAGATTGAGCAGGTATTAAAAGACCACCTTAGTATTGAAAAAGTTATTTGGATCAAAAACGGTTTGTATAACGACGAAACCAATGGTCATGTCGACAACCTGATTCATGTAGTTAAACCTGGCGAAGTGGTCTTGTCTTGGTGCAACGATGAAAACGACCCGCAGTACGCTATTTCTCAGGCCGCATACAAAACCTTAACCAATGAAACCGATGCTCAAGGTCGCCAAATAAAAGTGCACAAAGTGCACATTCCAGGCCCTCTTTTTATCACTGAAGAAGAAGCGCAAGGTATCGATAGTTGTGACGGTATGGAGCGCGAAGCAGGTGAACGCCTTGCAGGCTCTTATGCGAACTTCCTGATCACCAATCAGCGCATCATCCTGCCATTGTTGGATCCGAAATACGATGACGACGCGAAAGCTGTGTTGCAACAAGCGTTCCCAGGCTACGACATCGTTGGTGTACCAGCTCGAGAGATTCTGCTTGGCGGTGGCAACATACATTGCATAACTCAGCAGATTCCCGCGGTAGCATAA
- a CDS encoding alpha/beta hydrolase: MKTIIITFNNVSDIAMLYREFDLEQLETQYSPSSCIDDINVFIQRYVDDSKSSALWAEQHQSLRSNLAYGDSEDELIDMYLPTAKQAKGKLQVYIHGGYWQQLTKDESAFAANNFQQLGCHFAVINYALAPKVRLADIVEQNRRAIAWLYLNADKFGYDAEQIYLSGSSAGGHLAMLMAQTDWRQYGIENGDFIKGICAVSGIYDLEPIAHTYINEPLQLSEQEIQTLSPIRLSTPQCQVIIAYGDNETSEFKRQSDDMARRLDCASLQVARCNHFDVIMELSDANSTLCQQVIKQMQLA, from the coding sequence TTGAAAACAATAATAATAACCTTTAACAACGTTTCGGATATTGCCATGTTGTACCGTGAATTTGACCTTGAACAATTAGAAACTCAATACTCACCGAGTAGCTGTATTGACGATATTAACGTGTTTATTCAGCGTTATGTTGATGACAGTAAGTCCTCGGCGCTATGGGCTGAGCAACATCAAAGCCTGCGCAGCAACTTAGCTTATGGCGACAGTGAGGATGAACTGATTGATATGTATTTACCAACGGCTAAGCAAGCCAAAGGTAAATTACAGGTATATATTCATGGCGGATATTGGCAACAATTAACCAAGGATGAGAGTGCCTTTGCTGCGAATAATTTTCAGCAGCTGGGCTGTCACTTTGCTGTGATCAACTATGCGCTGGCGCCTAAAGTGCGTCTAGCGGATATTGTTGAACAAAACCGTCGTGCCATTGCCTGGCTCTACTTAAATGCTGATAAGTTTGGTTATGATGCTGAACAAATATATTTGTCTGGTAGCTCTGCTGGTGGTCATTTAGCGATGCTGATGGCGCAAACCGACTGGCGACAATACGGTATTGAGAATGGCGATTTTATCAAAGGAATATGCGCAGTCAGTGGCATATATGATCTCGAGCCTATTGCCCATACCTATATCAATGAGCCGCTGCAGCTAAGCGAGCAAGAAATTCAAACCTTAAGCCCGATACGATTATCAACGCCACAATGTCAGGTCATTATTGCCTATGGTGACAATGAAACCAGCGAATTTAAACGCCAAAGTGATGACATGGCGCGTCGACTAGACTGTGCAAGTTTGCAAGTTGCGCGATGCAATCACTTTGATGTGATCATGGAACTTAGTGATGCCAATTCGACATTGTGTCAGCAGGTGATTAAGCAAATGCAGTTGGCTTAG
- a CDS encoding APC family permease yields the protein MVNKLTKKEITLFTISAILTIDGIAAAAAIGVQSLTWWVLSFICFAIPYALISAKLGTQFPSKGGIVHWVKLALGDKWAARTSWLYWINVALWMPAAFIMLAGFSAELFWPGMPLYWQIIIALIATWISVAVCIISPDSGKWVPIIGAWCKMLVVLLLGIGGVMMAFEQGVANTINISNLTPSWDAGLQFFPVIIFSLMGFDLICCSGDEMENPKRDLPISLLVAGVIITALYLFAVLGILVAIPVEDIGLVTGLLQTFERMLAPLPFGDILLYMVGFMAIFSFIANIVTWGMGANRAASEAAHDNELPAVFAIDHKKYGTPVGASLLTGVVSTTAILLYGTMASSAEGLFWALFSFANLIFLLPYLALFPTYMILQKSAGKKALSKQLLLVVPAMAFLVQAIVFFIFPPGGFNINDFLVTSLGLATVLLIGEYVIHQPLRKTLTEQVSVS from the coding sequence ATGGTTAACAAGCTTACGAAAAAAGAGATCACCCTTTTCACAATCAGTGCGATATTAACCATCGATGGCATTGCTGCAGCCGCGGCTATTGGCGTTCAATCATTAACTTGGTGGGTATTGTCGTTTATCTGTTTTGCCATTCCTTATGCGTTAATCAGTGCCAAACTAGGTACTCAATTTCCGTCAAAAGGTGGCATTGTACATTGGGTAAAATTAGCCCTCGGTGATAAATGGGCTGCACGCACCAGCTGGCTTTATTGGATTAACGTCGCCTTATGGATGCCGGCTGCTTTTATTATGCTCGCCGGATTCAGCGCCGAATTATTCTGGCCTGGCATGCCGCTATATTGGCAAATTATTATCGCCCTTATTGCCACTTGGATTTCTGTTGCAGTGTGCATCATTTCACCGGATTCAGGCAAGTGGGTGCCAATAATCGGCGCTTGGTGCAAAATGCTGGTGGTGCTATTACTGGGTATTGGCGGGGTGATGATGGCTTTTGAACAAGGTGTCGCTAATACCATAAATATAAGTAACTTAACGCCAAGTTGGGATGCAGGGTTACAGTTTTTTCCGGTGATTATATTCTCATTAATGGGTTTTGATCTAATCTGTTGTTCCGGCGATGAAATGGAAAATCCCAAGCGCGATCTTCCGATATCCTTGCTGGTCGCAGGGGTGATCATTACGGCGTTATATCTATTTGCAGTGTTGGGGATATTAGTAGCGATTCCGGTTGAAGATATCGGCCTAGTTACCGGACTATTACAAACCTTTGAGCGTATGCTCGCACCACTGCCGTTTGGCGATATATTGTTGTACATGGTTGGTTTTATGGCAATTTTTAGTTTTATAGCCAATATTGTCACTTGGGGCATGGGTGCCAACCGAGCAGCCAGTGAAGCCGCTCATGACAACGAACTACCAGCGGTATTTGCCATCGACCACAAAAAGTACGGCACGCCTGTCGGCGCCAGCTTACTTACCGGTGTGGTTTCAACAACCGCGATTTTATTGTACGGCACTATGGCGTCATCAGCGGAAGGGTTATTTTGGGCGTTATTTTCGTTTGCCAATCTGATTTTCTTATTGCCCTACTTGGCGCTATTTCCTACCTATATGATTCTACAAAAATCAGCGGGTAAAAAAGCTCTATCTAAGCAATTGCTATTGGTGGTACCGGCGATGGCCTTCTTGGTACAAGCCATTGTATTTTTTATCTTTCCGCCAGGTGGCTTTAATATCAACGACTTCCTAGTAACCAGTTTAGGTCTTGCTACTGTTTTGCTGATTGGTGAATACGTCATTCATCAACCATTACGCAAAACGTTAACGGAGCAAGTAAGCGTCAGTTAA
- a CDS encoding acetaldehyde dehydrogenase (acetylating), producing MTNKINVALIGSGNIGTDLMIKALRSDIINPVWMVGIDPDSDGLAKARDAGLKTTANGIDGLLEHIDADNIQIAFDATSAYVHGENNAKLQSKGVKVIDLTPAAIGPFCVPPVNLEEQIKANLANVNMVTCGGQATIPIVHAISRVQDVDYAEIVATIASKSAGPGTRKNIDEFTRTTAGALEKVGGAKQGKAIIVMNPAEPPLMMRDTVHCLLPDTPDEQAITESVLSMIESVQQYVPGYSLKNGPVFDGNRVSVFLEVAGLGDYLPSYAGNLDIMTAAALKTGEMIASKLAIDSAS from the coding sequence ATGACTAACAAGATTAATGTTGCTTTAATTGGTTCCGGTAATATTGGTACCGATTTGATGATCAAAGCATTGCGCAGTGACATCATAAATCCCGTATGGATGGTTGGCATAGACCCAGATTCTGATGGCTTGGCAAAAGCTCGCGATGCCGGTCTTAAAACCACCGCCAATGGCATAGATGGCCTACTCGAACACATCGACGCTGATAATATTCAAATTGCATTTGATGCCACCTCGGCATACGTACATGGTGAAAATAACGCTAAATTACAAAGCAAAGGCGTTAAGGTGATTGATTTAACGCCTGCGGCGATAGGCCCATTTTGTGTACCGCCGGTCAATTTAGAAGAACAGATTAAAGCTAACTTAGCCAACGTCAATATGGTGACCTGTGGCGGTCAAGCGACGATTCCAATCGTTCATGCCATCTCCCGTGTTCAAGATGTTGATTATGCCGAAATTGTTGCCACTATTGCATCAAAGTCGGCAGGTCCGGGTACCCGTAAAAATATCGATGAATTTACCCGCACAACCGCTGGCGCGCTGGAAAAAGTAGGCGGTGCCAAGCAAGGTAAAGCCATCATTGTTATGAATCCGGCAGAACCACCATTAATGATGCGTGATACCGTGCATTGTTTATTGCCAGATACCCCCGATGAGCAAGCCATTACCGAATCTGTATTGAGCATGATAGAAAGTGTTCAACAATATGTACCTGGTTATAGCTTAAAGAATGGCCCGGTATTTGATGGCAACCGAGTCTCGGTATTTTTAGAAGTGGCTGGTCTTGGCGACTATCTGCCGAGCTATGCCGGTAACCTCGATATCATGACAGCGGCGGCATTAAAGACCGGTGAAATGATTGCAAGCAAGCTCGCCATTGATAGCGCAAGTTAA
- a CDS encoding LysR family transcriptional regulator, with product MDLAKSQLNISHLKMISTIAESETVKEAAERLFITQPALTNRIREAERRLNTELFVRRGRKLIISSAGKRLLHSANKILEELARVEHDIARLTDGVEQVVRLGLPNYSSFKWLPETIQAFAKHMPQVELEINANAQLQPLNALYNGDIDIALICSDNQNLKIDESQYQSMFIHRDELMVCLSNDNPLASKRHLDIEDFKQSTYITNSTVPEKHREYELFFKPNNIIPKKVMQVGFNDAIIELVNVNLGISIMSKHLLLPYKNSHNIRTAKVNSDGLHVYWHLAFAKRENIQAPANLLATALSHFSS from the coding sequence ATGGATCTTGCCAAAAGTCAGCTCAATATCAGTCATTTAAAAATGATCAGTACCATCGCTGAGTCAGAAACAGTGAAAGAGGCTGCTGAACGTTTGTTTATCACCCAACCGGCGTTAACCAATCGCATCAGAGAAGCCGAGCGACGCTTGAATACCGAGTTATTCGTAAGACGAGGACGCAAACTGATCATCTCTTCTGCCGGTAAACGCTTATTGCATTCAGCCAATAAGATATTAGAAGAGCTGGCACGGGTCGAACACGATATTGCGCGTTTAACCGACGGTGTTGAACAAGTGGTTCGCTTAGGTTTACCAAACTATTCATCTTTTAAATGGTTGCCAGAAACCATTCAGGCATTTGCCAAGCATATGCCACAGGTTGAATTGGAAATTAATGCCAACGCGCAGCTGCAACCACTAAATGCGCTATATAACGGTGATATTGATATCGCCTTGATTTGCAGTGATAACCAAAACCTAAAAATCGATGAAAGCCAATATCAGTCGATGTTTATTCATCGCGATGAGCTTATGGTGTGTTTGAGTAATGACAACCCATTGGCGAGTAAAAGACACTTAGACATTGAAGATTTTAAACAGTCAACCTACATCACCAATTCAACGGTACCCGAGAAACACCGCGAATATGAGCTGTTCTTCAAGCCCAATAACATCATTCCTAAAAAGGTAATGCAGGTTGGTTTTAATGACGCCATTATTGAGCTGGTTAATGTTAACTTGGGTATTTCCATCATGTCGAAGCACTTGCTATTACCATACAAGAATAGCCACAACATTCGCACCGCTAAGGTTAATAGCGATGGATTGCATGTGTATTGGCATTTGGCATTCGCCAAACGTGAAAACATTCAGGCGCCAGCGAATTTATTAGCAACGGCTTTAAGTCATTTCAGCTCGTAA